Proteins encoded in a region of the Sebastes fasciatus isolate fSebFas1 chromosome 9, fSebFas1.pri, whole genome shotgun sequence genome:
- the tmem14a gene encoding transmembrane protein 14A, translating to MAVDWIGFGYAAAILFGGYMGYKRKGSVMSLMAGLVFGLLSAYGAFNVSYDPKDIKVSLIASGVLSVVMGMRYNKSGKLMPAGIMAGLSLLMVFRLLLLLVV from the exons ATGGCAGTGGACTGGATTGGGTTTGGCTATGCTGCAGCCATCCTCTTCGGAGGATACATGGGATACAAGAGAAAAG GCAGCGTGATGTCCCTGATGGCTGGTTTAGTTTTTGGTTTGTTATCTGCTTATGGTGCATTCAATGTCTCTTATGACCCAAAGGACATCAAGGTGTCATTGA TTGCCTCGGGAGTCCTCTCAGTCGTGATGGGAATGAGATACAACAAATCTGGAAAATTAATGCCTGCTGGCATTATGGCAGGACTAAG TTTGTTGATGGTGTTTCGACTGTTGCTACTCCTCGTGGTGTGA